Proteins encoded by one window of Rhodobacteraceae bacterium IMCC1335:
- the potA gene encoding polyamine ABC transporter ATP-binding protein, which produces MKNTSLNISIKNVSKSYDQFHALNDISLEITSGEFMTLLGPSGSGKTTLLMVLAGFTNPDCGSVKFGNEEVILKPPHLRGIGMVFQNYALFPHMSVEQNVGYPQKLRGVSKAETQESVEEALSTVKLDGLGHRGVHELSGGQRQRVALARAIVFKPKILLMDEPLSALDKKLREEMQIELRQLHDALNMTTVYVTHDQKEALTMSDRITVINDGKLMQLGTPNEIYKNPNNAFIADFIGESSLLPVSVNKSQISFGPATIKTASPPAQDGKFLLVVRPEKAFVATDKEEGVNYFSGVLLDSIFQGESQLLVVKLAPLDGEAQTLRVRVPNGSITQEALPPVGETVTIGLKVADSYLVS; this is translated from the coding sequence ATGAAAAATACATCGCTCAATATATCGATTAAAAATGTTTCAAAATCATACGATCAATTTCATGCTCTGAATGATATTAGCCTCGAGATAACATCGGGTGAGTTCATGACCCTTCTTGGGCCGTCAGGATCTGGTAAAACCACTTTGCTGATGGTTCTTGCGGGCTTTACAAACCCAGATTGCGGCAGCGTAAAATTCGGAAATGAAGAGGTTATTTTGAAACCTCCGCATTTGAGGGGCATCGGTATGGTTTTCCAAAACTATGCTTTATTTCCACATATGAGCGTTGAACAAAATGTTGGCTATCCACAAAAATTAAGAGGCGTGAGCAAAGCAGAAACTCAAGAAAGCGTCGAAGAAGCTCTGAGCACCGTGAAACTGGATGGCTTGGGCCATCGCGGAGTGCACGAGTTGTCAGGCGGGCAAAGACAGCGCGTTGCACTGGCGCGTGCGATTGTGTTTAAGCCGAAAATTCTTTTGATGGATGAGCCCTTATCTGCCTTGGATAAAAAACTGCGTGAAGAGATGCAAATCGAATTGCGCCAGCTGCATGATGCGCTGAATATGACCACTGTTTATGTCACCCATGATCAAAAAGAAGCTCTGACAATGTCGGATAGGATTACGGTGATTAACGACGGAAAACTGATGCAACTGGGCACACCCAATGAGATTTATAAAAACCCAAACAATGCTTTCATTGCCGATTTCATCGGAGAATCGAGCCTTTTGCCGGTCAGCGTCAACAAATCGCAAATCAGCTTTGGCCCCGCAACAATAAAAACGGCCAGCCCCCCTGCACAGGATGGCAAATTCCTGTTGGTGGTACGCCCAGAAAAAGCGTTTGTTGCCACCGACAAAGAAGAAGGCGTAAATTACTTTTCAGGTGTCTTGTTAGATTCAATTTTTCAGGGGGAAAGCCAATTACTGGTCGTCAAATTGGCGCCTTTGGATGGCGAAGCACAAACTTTACGCGTCAGAGTTCCCAACGGAAGCATCACACAAGAGGCATTGCCCCCCGTCGGAGAGACTGTAACCATTGGCCTCAAAGTAGCTGACAGCTACTTGGTGAGTTAA
- a CDS encoding ABC transporter permease subunit: MSATSDHLNQDGLKKLAARESLTFLGLTLPYLLMVAFLIVIPVGWLFYLSFIGRDGTFSFENYERMVTSRSYMRIFITTFKISILTTIICTLIGYPLAYFMSQLSRKWANICMVGVLIPFWTSLLVRTYAWLVLLQKKGLLNNIALDLGLISEPIKIVHNTTGTLIGMVHIMLPFLILPLYANMRAIDKDCLKAASSLGATPTRAFWTVFFPLSLPGLFAGLLIVFVLCLGFYVTPAILGGGRVIMAAMKISSNIELYFSWGAASALGVVLLIVTAIILYIASKLVSLDQFGNK, translated from the coding sequence ATGTCTGCAACCTCTGATCACCTCAATCAAGACGGGCTTAAAAAACTGGCCGCGCGGGAAAGCCTAACCTTCTTGGGCCTCACTCTGCCCTATTTGCTGATGGTTGCTTTTCTAATCGTTATTCCGGTTGGTTGGTTGTTTTATCTCTCATTTATCGGCAGGGATGGCACGTTTTCTTTTGAAAATTATGAGCGGATGGTCACCAGCCGCTCTTATATGCGGATTTTCATAACAACCTTCAAAATTAGCATCCTAACGACAATCATCTGTACGCTGATCGGCTATCCATTGGCTTATTTCATGTCGCAACTCTCGCGAAAATGGGCAAATATCTGCATGGTGGGCGTGCTAATTCCGTTTTGGACCAGCCTTTTGGTGCGCACCTATGCATGGTTGGTGCTATTGCAGAAAAAGGGGTTGCTAAACAATATCGCACTGGATTTGGGTTTAATCAGCGAGCCGATTAAAATCGTGCATAATACGACGGGTACATTGATCGGCATGGTTCATATAATGCTGCCATTTTTGATCTTACCGCTTTATGCAAATATGCGCGCGATTGATAAAGATTGTTTGAAAGCTGCGTCTAGTCTCGGCGCCACACCCACCCGTGCTTTTTGGACTGTCTTTTTTCCACTCTCCCTGCCTGGCTTATTTGCAGGCTTATTGATTGTTTTCGTATTGTGCCTTGGCTTTTACGTGACCCCTGCCATTTTGGGCGGTGGCAGAGTGATCATGGCTGCGATGAAAATTTCAAGCAACATTGAGCTTTATTTCAGTTGGGGGGCAGCAAGCGCGTTGGGCGTGGTTTTGCTGATTGTAACCGCAATCATTCTTTACATCGCCTCGAAACTCGTATCGCTTGACCAATTCGGGAATAAATAA
- a CDS encoding ABC transporter permease subunit: protein MSFLNKNVSETQIRLKNRLWLYILSFITLFLLIVPSLVVIPMSFSASQYLEFPPREWSLRWYENYFFSWKVENGFNDWMAATWTSIKVAVLTIFVAVPIGTMAAYGLVNSSARISKILFPIFISPMMVPIILVAIGLFYFFVQFKLVGSILGLVIGHSLVALPLVLIIVFSALKNYDMNQEKVARSLGAGRFRAFREITLPQIKFSIISASLIAFLTSFDEIIISLFVAGGDNSTITRSMFLALRDQIDPTIAAISTILIIISSGLLIIVQLLGNKKDQH from the coding sequence ATGAGTTTTTTGAACAAGAATGTGTCCGAAACCCAAATCCGGCTTAAAAACCGGCTCTGGCTTTATATTTTGTCTTTTATCACCTTATTTCTGTTGATTGTGCCATCGCTGGTTGTGATCCCAATGTCCTTCTCTGCCAGTCAATATCTAGAGTTTCCGCCTCGGGAATGGTCACTCAGATGGTATGAAAATTACTTTTTCTCTTGGAAGGTTGAAAACGGCTTTAATGATTGGATGGCGGCAACATGGACCTCCATCAAAGTCGCTGTTCTTACAATTTTTGTGGCGGTCCCTATCGGCACAATGGCCGCTTATGGTCTGGTCAATAGCAGTGCGCGCATTAGCAAAATACTGTTCCCAATTTTTATTTCACCAATGATGGTTCCAATTATATTGGTTGCGATTGGGCTGTTTTACTTTTTTGTACAATTTAAATTGGTTGGAAGCATTCTTGGATTGGTTATCGGCCATTCCTTAGTGGCGTTGCCGCTTGTCTTAATTATCGTTTTTTCAGCTTTGAAAAACTACGATATGAACCAAGAAAAAGTGGCAAGATCTTTGGGGGCTGGCCGGTTCCGCGCGTTTCGCGAAATTACACTACCACAGATTAAATTCTCCATTATCTCTGCGTCTTTAATCGCGTTTTTAACTTCTTTTGACGAAATCATTATTTCCCTATTCGTCGCCGGTGGAGATAATTCAACCATCACCAGAAGCATGTTCTTAGCCTTGCGCGATCAAATCGATCCGACCATTGCCGCGATCTCCACCATCTTGATTATCATATCATCCGGTTTGCTGATCATTGTTCAGCTCTTGGGAAATAAAAAAGATCAACATTAA
- a CDS encoding ABC transporter permease subunit, with translation MHLFGYRLPGMSSLLLWGALWEFIGQAKVTFFIPPLSKVLSTLYEVLGTVAFQNALKETAYAFCSGVLYAVVIGIIVGILMGKNRLIDELLLPWVNVFLSAPLTALVPVLMVLFGFGMKSIIITTSLFAVWIIILNTRAGVRQINRSLVEMATSFGATPLKAFTKIYFWAALPEILGGVRIGIIRAVKGVIIGQLLISIVGFGALFELYSANFLMSHFWAVLIVLFALAFSISEFLAYLERRVSYYAAKR, from the coding sequence ATGCATTTATTTGGATATCGCTTACCCGGCATGTCATCCCTGCTTTTATGGGGCGCTCTCTGGGAATTTATTGGGCAGGCTAAGGTTACGTTTTTTATTCCTCCATTAAGCAAGGTTTTGTCTACCCTTTACGAAGTTTTGGGGACCGTAGCCTTTCAAAATGCACTTAAAGAAACGGCCTATGCATTTTGTTCTGGGGTGCTTTACGCCGTAGTGATCGGAATAATTGTTGGAATATTAATGGGTAAGAACCGCCTGATTGACGAGTTATTGCTCCCTTGGGTAAACGTATTTCTTAGTGCCCCCCTTACGGCTTTAGTGCCCGTGTTAATGGTGCTTTTTGGGTTTGGCATGAAGTCTATCATTATCACCACGTCTCTTTTTGCTGTTTGGATTATCATCTTAAATACCCGTGCTGGTGTAAGACAGATTAACCGCTCTCTGGTAGAGATGGCGACCAGTTTTGGCGCCACGCCCCTAAAGGCCTTTACAAAGATATATTTTTGGGCCGCGTTGCCGGAAATTTTAGGAGGCGTCCGGATCGGTATTATAAGGGCAGTAAAGGGCGTGATTATCGGCCAATTACTTATTTCTATTGTGGGTTTTGGTGCTCTGTTTGAACTTTATTCGGCAAATTTTCTGATGAGTCACTTTTGGGCGGTTCTGATTGTTTTGTTTGCACTCGCTTTTTCAATTTCAGAGTTTTTGGCTTATTTAGAGCGGCGTGTAAGCTATTACGCCGCAAAGCGGTAA
- a CDS encoding ATP-binding cassette domain-containing protein codes for MSQIRNIDKDPQSPEKPIAVSVDNISKNYGNVEALKDMSLKFPKGELTSLLGPSGCGKTTLLKIIAGLLEPSSGTVTVNDKRVTGPGTDRAFVFQDFALMPWASVLKNVSFGLEMRGVDKTEREGIAANYIKEVGLQGFENSFPHELSGGMRQRVGLARALAVDADVLLMDEPFSAVDEQTRRKFQEDLLQLVESKNKTFIFVTHSIEEAVYVSDQIAILLPRPSRVSEIIRPSNFRAKGVDAIRRDSEYLDIVDDIWTSLRSYVE; via the coding sequence ATGTCTCAGATTAGAAATATTGATAAAGATCCTCAAAGCCCTGAAAAACCAATAGCCGTTTCCGTCGATAATATTTCAAAAAATTATGGGAATGTTGAGGCTTTGAAGGATATGTCCTTAAAATTTCCAAAGGGTGAATTGACTTCACTATTGGGTCCTTCGGGATGCGGTAAAACAACCTTGTTAAAAATTATTGCGGGATTGCTTGAGCCCAGTTCTGGAACGGTAACGGTGAATGACAAGCGCGTCACGGGCCCAGGCACAGACCGCGCATTTGTATTTCAAGATTTTGCGCTGATGCCTTGGGCGTCTGTTTTGAAAAATGTATCATTTGGGCTTGAAATGCGAGGAGTCGATAAAACTGAGCGCGAAGGGATTGCTGCGAATTATATAAAAGAAGTCGGTTTACAGGGTTTTGAAAATAGTTTCCCGCATGAATTATCTGGCGGTATGCGTCAAAGGGTTGGTTTGGCCCGTGCGTTGGCTGTAGACGCAGATGTGCTGTTGATGGATGAACCCTTTTCGGCCGTCGATGAGCAAACGCGCCGTAAGTTTCAAGAAGACTTGTTGCAGCTTGTTGAAAGCAAAAACAAAACATTTATTTTCGTAACGCATTCCATCGAAGAAGCAGTCTATGTATCGGACCAAATTGCTATTTTGTTACCTCGCCCAAGTCGTGTTTCGGAAATTATCAGACCGTCAAATTTTCGGGCAAAAGGGGTAGATGCAATACGACGAGACTCTGAATATCTTGATATCGTTGATGATATTTGGACGTCTTTACGCAGTTACGTTGAATAG
- a CDS encoding ABC transporter permease subunit — MQNRAFILKLFSAFALCVAWEIAGRVPVSYAFPTFLESMSALMEMTADGRLFEAYAETLRPLIIGIAISAVIGIIVGLWVGLSQFFDWLFSPIFIVMQAAPLAALIPLLVLAYGIGLTSKVIVVCIMSMPVIVLNTSGAVKNTPESLKEMGTSFLASRLSVISRIIIPAASPVIFAGLRLGISAGFIGAILAELKITPTGVGDIITYSRSIADYPSMYAAIFSIIVLSVLFLNLLDKVEILLFKGNERGYVSD, encoded by the coding sequence ATGCAAAATCGAGCCTTCATATTAAAATTGTTTTCTGCTTTTGCCCTTTGCGTTGCATGGGAAATTGCAGGAAGAGTTCCTGTAAGCTACGCGTTTCCTACGTTTTTGGAATCAATGTCGGCGCTGATGGAAATGACCGCAGATGGAAGGCTGTTCGAGGCATATGCAGAAACATTGCGTCCTTTAATAATTGGTATCGCCATTTCTGCCGTTATTGGGATTATCGTAGGATTATGGGTCGGTTTGAGCCAATTTTTTGACTGGCTGTTTTCGCCAATCTTTATCGTCATGCAAGCCGCGCCATTAGCTGCTTTAATCCCGCTTCTCGTTTTGGCATATGGCATTGGTCTCACGTCAAAAGTGATTGTTGTCTGCATCATGTCAATGCCCGTGATAGTTCTGAATACCAGCGGCGCCGTGAAAAATACCCCAGAGTCCTTAAAAGAAATGGGCACATCCTTTCTTGCATCGCGGTTGTCCGTCATATCTCGCATCATCATTCCGGCGGCATCTCCGGTCATTTTCGCCGGCCTCCGTCTTGGTATATCGGCAGGGTTCATTGGGGCTATTTTAGCCGAACTGAAAATCACCCCCACTGGTGTTGGTGACATTATAACTTACAGCCGCTCGATCGCAGATTACCCATCCATGTATGCTGCTATTTTTTCAATTATTGTGCTGTCAGTTCTGTTTTTAAACCTCTTGGATAAAGTAGAAATCCTTCTCTTCAAAGGAAACGAGCGTGGTTATGTCTCAGATTAG
- a CDS encoding ABC transporter substrate-binding protein: MINFFKKTVKFAAAIPIALSFAIGAAQAEKIKIALAEAPSDELAAFFVALDRARANGLDYEWTAFSDEELAIQAVLSGQMDIGFGTPYAAMQRSKAPLRIIFQLSKLKFFPVTTTKYASLKDLDGEPILLHSRGGGTDSIANVIEDRLGMQFGKRSYVPGSSNRVAALLGGRADATIIDLSNKNKLMRSEAGENFNVLEMFEVEASDEALFGNLDWIKNNEKDVDIFVTALLSVWQDLHKDPTIIRRETNPDGPIGQLPPEILAELDGFYTDAVAGGLYDPNGGGRKAANADMEWYSAAGQLEGSASDLNIEDFWYLAPLDKASQ; encoded by the coding sequence ATGATAAATTTTTTTAAAAAGACCGTAAAGTTTGCGGCTGCTATCCCAATTGCCCTGTCGTTTGCAATTGGCGCTGCTCAAGCTGAAAAAATTAAAATTGCGCTGGCAGAAGCACCATCAGATGAACTTGCTGCATTCTTTGTTGCTCTTGATCGCGCGCGGGCGAATGGCTTAGATTATGAATGGACAGCATTTTCTGATGAGGAACTGGCGATCCAAGCTGTGCTTAGTGGGCAAATGGATATTGGATTTGGAACGCCATATGCAGCCATGCAAAGATCAAAGGCACCTCTGCGCATAATATTCCAACTTTCAAAGTTGAAATTTTTTCCTGTCACCACGACCAAATACGCGTCGCTTAAAGATCTAGATGGTGAACCGATTTTATTACATTCAAGAGGCGGCGGCACTGACTCAATCGCAAATGTGATTGAAGACCGGCTTGGGATGCAGTTTGGCAAGCGCTCATATGTGCCAGGATCGTCTAATCGCGTTGCTGCGCTGCTGGGTGGGCGCGCAGATGCAACCATTATTGACCTGTCAAACAAGAATAAACTCATGCGCAGCGAAGCTGGTGAAAACTTCAATGTGTTAGAAATGTTTGAGGTAGAGGCCAGTGATGAGGCCTTATTTGGAAATCTTGATTGGATTAAAAATAACGAAAAAGACGTTGATATTTTTGTGACCGCGCTTTTGTCTGTTTGGCAAGATCTTCATAAAGATCCAACGATAATCCGTCGTGAGACCAATCCTGATGGACCCATCGGTCAATTGCCCCCTGAAATCTTGGCAGAGCTTGATGGGTTTTACACCGATGCCGTAGCAGGCGGTCTATACGATCCTAATGGGGGCGGCCGAAAAGCTGCAAATGCCGATATGGAATGGTATTCTGCTGCTGGCCAACTTGAGGGCAGCGCCAGTGATTTGAATATCGAGGATTTCTGGTATTTGGCACCGCTTGATAAAGCATCACAGTAA
- a CDS encoding FCD domain-containing protein yields MNDSYDTQSNRSGELKPGYSTVEKLKSLIASENFAPGTRLPSERDLTDRFKITRANLRKAFDILEREGVIWRHVGKGTFIAEPHSEKSILNISELVNDLTPVQLLRARLSIEPAIAREAAIHASEADVSRIDAACNAASSATSWSEYERADDLLHHEIAAAAQNPLLMSMFEYLNAVRRAVSWNKVVRRSDRPASDHDSFAEHKRIFAAIEGRNANEAQAAMRTHLISVSKRLFGDD; encoded by the coding sequence ATGAATGATTCATATGATACGCAGAGCAATAGATCTGGCGAATTAAAACCAGGATATAGCACCGTTGAGAAGCTGAAATCATTGATCGCCAGTGAAAATTTTGCGCCGGGCACCCGTCTGCCATCTGAACGCGATTTGACTGATCGCTTTAAGATCACCAGAGCTAATTTACGCAAAGCCTTTGATATATTGGAACGCGAGGGGGTTATTTGGAGGCATGTTGGCAAAGGGACATTTATCGCAGAGCCTCATTCTGAAAAATCGATTTTGAATATATCGGAACTGGTTAATGATCTGACACCGGTTCAATTGCTGCGGGCGCGTTTATCGATTGAACCTGCGATCGCACGTGAAGCTGCAATTCACGCCTCAGAAGCAGATGTATCTCGTATTGATGCGGCGTGTAATGCCGCGTCTAGTGCGACCTCGTGGTCCGAATATGAACGTGCGGATGACCTATTGCACCATGAAATTGCTGCGGCAGCACAAAATCCACTTTTAATGTCAATGTTTGAATATTTAAACGCGGTTCGGCGTGCCGTGTCTTGGAATAAGGTGGTGCGCAGAAGCGATCGCCCGGCTTCTGACCATGACAGCTTTGCCGAGCATAAGAGAATTTTCGCAGCGATTGAGGGACGAAACGCCAATGAAGCACAAGCCGCGATGCGCACGCATCTAATCTCAGTTTCAAAACGTCTTTTTGGGGATGATTGA
- a CDS encoding FAA hydrolase family protein has product MARYAIPEPKIKTLPIVGKDEVFPVRRVYCIGRNYAAHAVEMGHDPDKEDPFFFQKNPDNLNLTGRFPYPPKSSDVHHEAEVLVALKSGGTNIEYADAMSHVYGYALCLDMTRRDRQGEMKKAGRPWEIGKAFEHSAPCGPLHLASDVGHPTEGDIVLTVNGELRQEGNLNQMIWKVPDMIAYLSAYYELAPGDVILSGTPSGVGPVQKGDVMRLSLEPFGHLEVTVT; this is encoded by the coding sequence ATGGCGCGTTACGCAATACCAGAACCCAAGATTAAAACACTGCCTATAGTTGGAAAAGATGAAGTTTTTCCAGTGCGCCGTGTTTATTGTATTGGACGAAACTATGCAGCGCATGCTGTTGAAATGGGGCATGATCCTGATAAAGAAGATCCCTTCTTTTTCCAAAAGAACCCCGATAATTTAAACTTAACCGGGCGCTTTCCATATCCTCCTAAAAGTTCGGATGTGCATCATGAAGCAGAAGTGCTGGTTGCCTTGAAATCAGGCGGTACAAATATCGAATACGCGGATGCGATGTCTCATGTATATGGATATGCTCTGTGTCTTGATATGACGCGCCGTGATCGGCAAGGTGAAATGAAAAAAGCGGGTCGCCCATGGGAAATCGGCAAGGCCTTTGAACACTCGGCACCTTGTGGACCGTTGCACTTAGCTTCGGATGTTGGGCACCCAACGGAAGGTGACATTGTGTTAACGGTCAATGGTGAGCTTCGTCAGGAAGGCAATTTGAACCAAATGATTTGGAAGGTTCCTGACATGATTGCCTATCTAAGTGCGTATTATGAATTAGCGCCAGGCGATGTTATTCTCTCTGGCACTCCGTCAGGTGTCGGGCCTGTTCAAAAGGGCGACGTTATGCGGCTTTCGCTCGAGCCATTTGGCCACTTAGAAGTAACCGTAACCTAG